ACCGACAGCTGGAGCCAGTGTCCGTATCCCTTCATCAGGTTGAAGATGCGGCGCCATCGTTTGGGATCCGAGATGTCGTAGGTGACGAGGTAGAGGCGTTCCTTTGCCATGTCAGGCTACCTGGGGAGATAGTGCGGGTACTTCACGATCTCGCCTTGGAAATGGCGGGCGAGCAGTCTGGCTTGGACCTCCAGCATACGCCTCATGGAGACACGGTATCCGAACAGCGGATGCGTGGTGACCTGGTCCAGTCGGCGCTCGAAAGCCGCAATCAACGCCTTTCGACCCTTCGGTTTCAGCGAGCACGCTGGTCCGTTCGACACGAAATCATTCGGCTTCACCTCACCATTGTTCACTGCTTGGATGACACAGGAATCCGCAAGAATTGCACGGAACGGCTCCATGAGGTCCAGAGCAAGCGCTGGCCTACCGTGGCGCGGGCGGTGATAGAGACCCATGTAAGGATCGAGACCGGTTGCGGAAATCGTCGTCGTCAGCGTTCTGGCGAGCAGCGCGTACGCGAGCGACAGCATGGCGTTCACTGGATCGGTGGGAGGACGGCGGTTGCGGGTTGCGAACGAGAACTCGTCGAAGTCTTCCGCTCCGCTTGGTGCCAGCATCTTCTCGAATTGGGAGAAGTAGATCGCCGCCGCCTCTCCCTCGAAACCGAGTAGCTGCTGGGCATCGTTCGCATGGAGCGCACGCCGGGCGATTCGCTTGAGTCCCGCCATCGCGTCCTGCTTGTCGTCCGTACCGCGTTCGGGACGCCAGTTGCGGCGGAGCATCGTGCGGGAATTGCGCACCTTGGCGTTTACTAGGTCGCGTGCAAAAGACAGACTCCGGCGTTCGCTAAACGCAGCTCTATACTGGGCTTCGCGGACGGCAACGTTGCCGTTTCCCGTCCCGATGGTGTGCCCGAGGAACCATCCCCCGGTCGAGAACCAGGACACAGGGATCTCCGCCCGCATCAACGCGTGAAGGGCGGGGGTAGTTACAGACACCGGCCCGAACAATGCCACTTGGGACACGTCGATCATCGGCACTTCGACGGTCTCGTCCTGGGACTCGACGATTAGACGCTCGCCCTTCTTGCGTAGCCGCGTGCGTGGAGTTTGGACGTAGAGCGGAAGGGCGGGATCGTCCGATGGGTTCAGGGGCCGGGGCGGATAGCCGCGGTTGAACAGGTTGGTCTCGTCCGGCAAACAGATGCCCGCCAACGAACATCGCGGGCACTTGGGACTGTTCTCCAGCGGCGCTGGCCGCGTCCGCGTCTGCGCCGCGCCGCGCAGGTCGCGAACGGCTTCGAGCGTTCTGGCGCGAAGTTCCTCGTCCAGGTTGACTCGCACCCGCTCCCGGGAGCCGACGTACCAGATCGCTCCCTGCTCGACCCCGTATCCGTTGTCTTCGAGAATCATGGCCTGAAGGCATACTTGGACGCGTTCGGGCTCGTAAGCACCGGTCGCAACGTGGGGGCGCTTGCCCTTCTTGAAGTCCACCGGCATGACCACCCCGTCGCGGATATCAAGAACATCCATCTTCGCGATCACGCCTAGGCGTTCCGACGACATCGTAACGGACCGGACCTGCGAGATTTCACCGTCGAGGGCGTCGGGAGAAGGGAGACGGCCGCCGCCCTTGTCCACGCGGGTGTGAGCGCGACTCCCTCGGACGGTGTCCGCGCTGTCGGCCCACTCCCCTTCCACCCATTCCAGATAAGCCAGCCGTGGACAGTATACCCACTCGTTGACCATGCGCGCCGGCACCATAGGCGTACGGGAGTCGGTCGGTGGAGGTGGACGGGGAAGGGAGATTTGGTCGCGCTGTGTCATGGGATGCGCGTCGCTGGTGGTCAACGATGAAGGCGGTTCGCCTCTCAAGGTGTTCGTCGGCAGACCCATCAACAAGGCGCACGGGGACGAAGTCCGATGACAGGTGTACCTTGGACAACCGAAATACCGGCACGGATCTGACCCGTGACGGGCGCCGTGCGGAGACAACCGGTGGCGGCATTCGTCGGTCCCGGGCATCCCCTCTTGGACGCGGTACTCGACCTGACCTTGGACGGCACCGCGCTCTCCTGAAGCGAGGTGCCGTCTTTGGTTGACGAGCTAGACCACCGTCTCGACCCAAGAGTGCTGGGTCACCTTGAGCACGCCGTGTTCGATGGTCGGCCCGGCGGGACGGGAGCGGGTCACCTCGAAGCGGACGATCTACCTCGATATCGGATCGGAGGGGGTGCGCGGCCATCTCCGGCAAGCCCGTTACCTGGACCTTCCGTCCGCTTGCGCTCAGCGAGCCACAGCTTTACGAAATCCTCAGCTCTCACCGAGCCGGTGGAGGGAGGCCGTTCGTCGAAATGCCGGCACCAAACGCCACATCTCGGCGGACGGCTTCAGGCGCTCGCCATCGGCGGGAGGCTCTTGAGGAAGGCCCACGCGATGCACTGCTCAAGTTCCCCCAGCCATTCCACGGCCGCGCCGTGGACGGCCAGCGCCGGTAGCAAGCCCATGATTACCCACGGTCGGTTCGGCAGGTGGTCGCGGAAATCGCTCGGGCCGCGTTCTGCGCTCATCCAAGGGGAAGCCGCCACCGTCTCGCGCCATGCCCGTCGCGGGCCGTCGCCACAGCCTTCCGCCACCGCCAGCACCGCGACGGGCTGTTCGTCCGGGGCGACGATGCGCGCTTGCAGGACGCGCGGGCCGTTCTCGTGCGCGAGCACTTGCAGCCGCCACGGATCGTCCCGATGCCGCAGAGGCGCGGGGGTCTCGAACGCGCCCGCCCCCGCGATCAGCCGTCCGTACGCGCGCGTCATGCTGTCGTTCAGCCCGGAGCAATCCGATTCGCGGTAGTACGCCGTGTTCGCGTTCCAGTGTTCAATCCTCAAGGGTCGATTCCCCCACAGAGTCAATTGGGTGGCTCCATCCCGACCGTCGTCCTGGCCGGTTCAACCTCCGACAAGGAACCATCAACAATACAGGACATCTCACTCAGCCTGCGAGCGCAAGAGAGGCCTCAGCACGGTTGTGCTTGACCGCCCGGCCCTCCCGTCTATCTCTCGGCGAGGTCACGCCAAGTGCCGGTTGTCGTTGGTACGGGCCTGAGACGGAAAGCCCGTCCGGCTGCCACTGTTGTCGTCCCGGCGAATCCCGCTCTTCTATGCCGATTTGCCACGAAATTTGATACGCTGGAGTCTGATACGACCCAACGGCAAGGGAAGCAGATCGTGCAGTCCCAGTTTACTTTAGACGATTCCTCGCCGTGAATCACGCGGTGCGGCACCCGCTGATCCAGCGAGTGCCTCCGCCGCTCCTTCGGATTCTCCGTCCGGCCAGCCGGGCAGCGGAATGCGCGGCCATTCCATGCGCAGCGCCCCCTCGTTGGCTTCTCGATACGCCGGATCGTGAAGGGTGGCGAGCACATGGTGGAACAGATCCTCGACACCGAGGCTCAGACGGTCGAGATACCGTTGCGCCTTCCCCGAGAGATTGGCACGACGGTCAGTCCCAGAAGCTGCTCCCAAGCCATCCTCGCGGAGCCACGCCGGAAACATCAGCGCTCCGCGCTCGATCAGATGCCGAGCCCCCATGTCTCGCGTGAACCAAGTCTGCGGTTCACTGGCTCCCTTCCGCAGATGTTGGGCGGAGGATAGCCACCAGTTCCCCTCGAACACGTGCGGCCTGTAGTCGGCCCTCTTCTCGTCGAGCAGCTTGGTGTCCTTCTCCCAGTAGAGCCAACGGGTGTCGAATGGCCGGTAGGCGAAGCTGATGAACCCGGACTCGTCCGGCCCGCCGCGCCTCAGCAGCGCGTCGCGAACGTCTCGGGCATCGAACCGCGCCGTGGACTTCATGACCCTCGGATAACGCCGCGCGATCTCCCCGTGACTCAGGGCCGGATCGAAGTAGTCGCCGACACGCGCCCGGAGGCGGTCGAGGTCGGTGTCGACAAGGAACTGATCACGACCAGTTTGCACGCCCGGAAACGAGACCGGGAACAGGTCGGGCAGCGCGGGCCAGTCGAACCAATCGGGACTCACCGCAGTCTCCGCGAACGGCAGGCCCAGCGGCAGCAGCGGTGCGACTTCGGAGTACAGCACGTCCGGTTCCTCGTCGGCCGTGGCGGTCAACTCCGCTGGCTTGGCCTGTCCCCACAAGTGCCGGAACCCGACCCCTTCGGCGGGTTCGTGGTCCACCTTGCGCACCAGCGTGGCGATGGCAGTACCCACTTGGATGCCGACCGGATCGCCTTCTGTGGAAAAGATGCTCGGGTCCGGCGAGCCGTCCGGCGCGACCTTGCCCGTCTTGTACTTGTCGCCGTTCAGGCAGTCGATCCGGATCGCGTCGAACGCTTCGAGGTAGCGCTCCCGCATCCCGGTGAAGGACAGCCCGTCGAGCCACGAGTATTTCGAGATGAAGCAGACCACGCCTTGGCCGGTCTTCTCGGCGATGCGCCGCTCAGCCATTCGGAAGAACCGGACGTAGAGATCGTTCAGGCCTTGGCCCTCCGGCTTCCGTACCTCCTTCGTCGTGCGGTAGGCTTCGGAAAGTTCGCGTTCCTCGTCCACCGCCATGCCCGCGAACCCGTTGTAGGGCGGATTGCCGAGGATCACGAGGATCGGGATGTCCTGCTTCACCGATTCGGCGAGGTCGCGCTCCTCCTCAAGTTCCGGGAACGGCAAGGGCTTGGTCGTGCGCGGCTCCCAGCCGGTCAGCGCGTTGGTGAGAAACACCCCGGCGCGCTCCGATCCGTCCTCCGCCAGCGGCGCGCCCAGATTCTGCATCGTGAGGCCGACCTGCAAGTGTGCGACCACGAACGGCGCGGGCATGATCTCGAACCCGAACACCCGCTCGGTTGCCGCCTTCCTGACCGCCGCGCCAGCGAGCGCCCCGAGGCCATGCTCGCCGAGATTGCCTGCGATCCGGCGAAGCACCTCCGCCAGATAGGCCCCTGTTCCGCAGCACGGGTCCAACACATAGACGTTCTCGGCCGCGAGGCCGGTCGGTATCCCGAGATCGTCCTTCAGCGCCTTGTCCACGCGGGCCACCATGTAGCGGACCACCTCGGTCGGCGTGTACCACACACCCAACTGTTTGCGGAGCGCCGGGTCGAACGCTTCGAGGAACGGCTCGTAGAAGTAGGGCACCGCCTCGCCCTCGTTGAACCGCGAGAAGAATGCCGTCCGGTCCACCCGGTCGAGCGCGGCCGATGTCCAGTCCAGCACTTCCACCAGCCCAAGTGGCTTCAACCGTCCCGGATCGGCCAACTGCATGAACAAGGCTCGCAGCACCGGAGCCCGCAGGTGCCAGACCTCCTCGCGCCAACGGAATCGACGCGGACTGTAATGGTCCTCGAACAGCGGTCCGTTCTTCTTCTGCTCATGGCGGGACCACAGCACCCATGCGGAGAAGATGCCGTAGAACAGAGTCTGGATCAGGGTTGAGCGGAAGAACCGCTCCCCGCGCTCGCCCTCGAAGCGAATGCCGAGCGCATCCTCCATCGCCGAGCGGACGGCCAGCAGGGACGAAACGTTCCCCGCCGCCTCGACTCGGGCCAAGCCGTCGCGAGCGTAGGAAGCCAGCAGCCACGCCAAGTCCTTCGGCTCGGCCAGGGCGGCCCGGTGCGAGAGCACCCGAGCGAGATACTCACCGAGACCCGCGCCAACCTCGCGGGCGAAGGCGCGGGGTGTCTCCACGTTGCGCCAGAAGTCCTCGGCATCTTCGGCCAGCGTGAAGGTTTCGAGCTTGGCGGGGCTGCCCTCCGCGTCCGCGCCCACCAAGACGAAGTTCCGTAGATTCGTGACGAGCACCAGACGGTAACGGCCCCAATAGCGGCTTACCTGCCCGGACCCCGCCGTCAACCACGCATCGTCGCCAACGCCCTTGACCTCGACGACGCCACGCTCGGGAACCTGCTCCGGCCTCGGTCGGCCCTTCTGAACCTGCCTCGCCGTGTACAGGGCAAGGTCGGGATGCCCGGCTCCCTGATCGGCCAGTTCCTGAACGCAGAACACCTTGGGCTTGAGCGTGGCTCCGACCGCGCGCAACAAGCCCTCCAGCGCCGGATAGTACGAGCGCTCCGCCGTCGCGCCGCCCGATGCGCGCACGCGCCGAAGATCGGCGAAGTACGCCTCCACGGCGGCAACCAGCTTCTTGTTCGGTCCGGCCATCGT
The genomic region above belongs to Gammaproteobacteria bacterium and contains:
- the cas1 gene encoding CRISPR-associated endonuclease Cas1, with the protein product MTQRDQISLPRPPPPTDSRTPMVPARMVNEWVYCPRLAYLEWVEGEWADSADTVRGSRAHTRVDKGGGRLPSPDALDGEISQVRSVTMSSERLGVIAKMDVLDIRDGVVMPVDFKKGKRPHVATGAYEPERVQVCLQAMILEDNGYGVEQGAIWYVGSRERVRVNLDEELRARTLEAVRDLRGAAQTRTRPAPLENSPKCPRCSLAGICLPDETNLFNRGYPPRPLNPSDDPALPLYVQTPRTRLRKKGERLIVESQDETVEVPMIDVSQVALFGPVSVTTPALHALMRAEIPVSWFSTGGWFLGHTIGTGNGNVAVREAQYRAAFSERRSLSFARDLVNAKVRNSRTMLRRNWRPERGTDDKQDAMAGLKRIARRALHANDAQQLLGFEGEAAAIYFSQFEKMLAPSGAEDFDEFSFATRNRRPPTDPVNAMLSLAYALLARTLTTTISATGLDPYMGLYHRPRHGRPALALDLMEPFRAILADSCVIQAVNNGEVKPNDFVSNGPACSLKPKGRKALIAAFERRLDQVTTHPLFGYRVSMRRMLEVQARLLARHFQGEIVKYPHYLPR
- a CDS encoding N-6 DNA methylase translates to MAGPNKKLVAAVEAYFADLRRVRASGGATAERSYYPALEGLLRAVGATLKPKVFCVQELADQGAGHPDLALYTARQVQKGRPRPEQVPERGVVEVKGVGDDAWLTAGSGQVSRYWGRYRLVLVTNLRNFVLVGADAEGSPAKLETFTLAEDAEDFWRNVETPRAFAREVGAGLGEYLARVLSHRAALAEPKDLAWLLASYARDGLARVEAAGNVSSLLAVRSAMEDALGIRFEGERGERFFRSTLIQTLFYGIFSAWVLWSRHEQKKNGPLFEDHYSPRRFRWREEVWHLRAPVLRALFMQLADPGRLKPLGLVEVLDWTSAALDRVDRTAFFSRFNEGEAVPYFYEPFLEAFDPALRKQLGVWYTPTEVVRYMVARVDKALKDDLGIPTGLAAENVYVLDPCCGTGAYLAEVLRRIAGNLGEHGLGALAGAAVRKAATERVFGFEIMPAPFVVAHLQVGLTMQNLGAPLAEDGSERAGVFLTNALTGWEPRTTKPLPFPELEEERDLAESVKQDIPILVILGNPPYNGFAGMAVDEERELSEAYRTTKEVRKPEGQGLNDLYVRFFRMAERRIAEKTGQGVVCFISKYSWLDGLSFTGMRERYLEAFDAIRIDCLNGDKYKTGKVAPDGSPDPSIFSTEGDPVGIQVGTAIATLVRKVDHEPAEGVGFRHLWGQAKPAELTATADEEPDVLYSEVAPLLPLGLPFAETAVSPDWFDWPALPDLFPVSFPGVQTGRDQFLVDTDLDRLRARVGDYFDPALSHGEIARRYPRVMKSTARFDARDVRDALLRRGGPDESGFISFAYRPFDTRWLYWEKDTKLLDEKRADYRPHVFEGNWWLSSAQHLRKGASEPQTWFTRDMGARHLIERGALMFPAWLREDGLGAASGTDRRANLSGKAQRYLDRLSLGVEDLFHHVLATLHDPAYREANEGALRMEWPRIPLPGWPDGESEGAAEALAGSAGAAPRDSRRGIV